GGCATAGTGCCTCGCGCATCCTGTGCCGGAAGGCTTTCAGCAGGCCAAGTCGTGGCTCAGTATGCTGCATGGCCCTTCACCTCCAGCAAGCCACGGGGACCAACCAGCCCGACAACCGGCAAGGGTGCCTTCACCGTCACCTCCAAGGTGCGGGCTCCGTCCATAACGACATCGCTGCAAACGATGTCCCCGGAAAAGTCGCTGTTCAAGGCGGCGTGAATCAACTCCGCGGCCCGTGCCTGGGCATCTGCCGGAGTGCGATCCGCCAAGGCCCCATACCGCGCACCGGAGGCCGCGGCATCAATCAGGGTGTTGCGGACATGCAACACCAAGGTGAGCTGGATGATCGCCATAAAAAACAGCGTCAGCAGCGCGCCCACCAAGACAAAGTCGACAACGGCGGACCCGTACTCGTCGGAGACGCTCCGCCGTTGCTTGCGCCAAAGACCTCGAACAACGGCGGGTTCCGGCCGCACTCCTACTGGCCCACTTTCTCAATCGCCTGATCGAACAAGCCCTCCAAAGCAGGAGCAGCCAAGGCAAGGAGGCCGGCGACCAGGACAGCCGACATCAGCGTAATCATGACCCAGCCAGGCACGTCCCCTCGATCCCGATCCTCAGCACAGGACAGTCCTCTGAACGCGACCGCCATAACCCAGGAGCCGCAGACGACGCTCAGGAAGGAGGTGGCGGACAGTCTTCTTGTAATGCGGTTCATGGTTCTCCCCAGAATGAATGGATCGGCGTACGGATGTGGTGTGAAGTAATGCGGTGTAGTTTTGTGGACCGTGCTGCATCCATGGACTGGATTGCTTCGATGGATAGAACTTCTTTGGCGGTCCCGACGGCAGGCTTACAGGCTGATTTCCAGCGCCGCTATGGCCGGGAAGGCAGCGAAGATGACTGTGAGCGGGAGCACCCCGAAAACGAGGGGCACCATCATGGCGATTTCTTTTCTGCCTGCGGACTCCATGAGCTCGCGTTTTGCGGCGTCACGGACGTCCGCAGCCTGCGCCCGAAGGACATCGGCCAAGGGCGTCCCCCGTTCCACCGCGACCACCAGCCCGTCAAAGAACCTGACCAGGGGTGGCAGCTCCGACCTCATGGAGAACGCTTGGAGTGCCTCCGAAAGTGACTTGCCGGATCTGGCATCGGCGAGGACCAGACCAAACTCTGCAGAGAGTTCCCCACTGGAACTGCGGCTTACCCTGTCCATGGCACCCATGGCGCTCTCGCCTGCAGCAACCGCGAGCGCCATCAACTCCGCAAGACTCGGAAATTCGGACAGCATCGCCGATTCCCGCTTCCTGATCCGTTGTCCCAGAACATAATCGCGGAGCATGTAGCCCCCTGCTGCGCCTGAGATGACACAAACAACAAGGAAAGCCGGGCTGAACTGACCTGCGGCGGCGCTTATCACGACGACAAGTACCGCCACTACGAAGCCTGCGCCGGCCCATAGGAGCTGCTCGGCCCGGAAATCCAGAGTGGATTTGGAAGAGCCAGCGCGCGCCAGCCTCTTTCCCAGCGCTGCAGACCCGATGTTGAACCGGGACAGATATGTGATGGCGTCACCAATGATGGGACGCACTATCCTCTCCAGCGGCCCGAACGGCGTGAGGTTATGGGTTGGCGTGCGCAGCAGCCGCGATTCCAGGTTCCGTGATCTCAACTGGGCCTCGATGCGGTCCGAGAAGGTGTTCCCTCGCATGAAAGGTAGCCTCACCAGGATCAGCCAACAACCCGCCCCAAGAAGCAGCCCGTAGAGCACGGCGAACGCGCTGGTAGTGGTCATCGAAGCACCCGCTGATCCTCAGGCAACGCACCAACCCGCAGCATCACGGAGTAGCTGACAACGGATACCAACAGCCCACCGAGCAAGACCATTGCTCCTGTGCCCGAGTTATAGGCCAGCATCGCTTCCGGCCGACTGGCCATGACGACCAGGACCACCCAAGGCGCCGCTACCGCAAGCCGTGCTGCATTGATGGTCCATGACTGGCGGGCTTCAAGCTCACTTCGCGTGCGTGCGCTGTCCCTCAGGAACTCGGAAAGAGTGCCAAGCATCCGGCCGAGATCCGAACCACCCACCTCGCGGGTCATTCTGAGTGCCTCGATAATGCGATC
Above is a genomic segment from Arthrobacter sp. YN containing:
- a CDS encoding pilus assembly protein encodes the protein MAIIQLTLVLHVRNTLIDAAASGARYGALADRTPADAQARAAELIHAALNSDFSGDIVCSDVVMDGARTLEVTVKAPLPVVGLVGPRGLLEVKGHAAY
- a CDS encoding type II secretion system F family protein, yielding MTTTSAFAVLYGLLLGAGCWLILVRLPFMRGNTFSDRIEAQLRSRNLESRLLRTPTHNLTPFGPLERIVRPIIGDAITYLSRFNIGSAALGKRLARAGSSKSTLDFRAEQLLWAGAGFVVAVLVVVISAAAGQFSPAFLVVCVISGAAGGYMLRDYVLGQRIRKRESAMLSEFPSLAELMALAVAAGESAMGAMDRVSRSSSGELSAEFGLVLADARSGKSLSEALQAFSMRSELPPLVRFFDGLVVAVERGTPLADVLRAQAADVRDAAKRELMESAGRKEIAMMVPLVFGVLPLTVIFAAFPAIAALEISL